One region of Candidatus Rhabdochlamydia sp. T3358 genomic DNA includes:
- a CDS encoding DNA translocase FtsK — MSKNTSFEKKSKVVHPEARGLILLALTIIVLLSLISFRFDAPHQNWLGLIGWGLGFGFNYLFGISSYLIVGFGLWLGWKLILNQKPIYMPSKLFCFLILCFSCCFLLNLLAENKWAYAKLFENKVYTESYFFELPYPYSTVRYNLGGVPLYYLYKDIPTFNLQHMLSDVGIILTFSITACVSFLFLMEIELLTTGRKFKHSTIFIKNKLLKMISQKKAFPTIKSASEIESLLSQRSIAPPYLQTKPKERPEKEIKIRTMADMEPAKKKQPIEVNLSKRQIALNAQCVVNGDYTTYKIPPASLLNHPKKVDQPLLKKELKKQAEVLQDTLMSFGIEAKVGEINCGPTITSFEVHPAIGVKVQKIKTLENDIALNLQAKSIRIIAPIPGKAAVGVEIPSIYPQEVSFKELLIQYQSHIRKMMVPLLLGKTVSGDSVISDLSKMPHCLIAGATGSGKSVCVNTLIMSILMNARPDEIKLVMIDPKKVELTPYTNLPHMLAPVITEPHGAYAALSWLVKEMQTRYDILKQLGVRNITAFNNRQINQELESSLNIPIPAKMYAIVAIIDEFADLMMASSSDLETPIARIAQMARAVGIHLILATQRPSREVITGLIKANFPTRIAFKVASRINSQIILDDVGAESLLGNGDMLFLPPGTSTLIRSQGVYISDEEINRVVSFICNQSPPNYLIESFDKMRFEDLSSEEGAESAPRDMLYEQALNLVVETGNASTTFLQRKLKIGYARAASLMDELESKKVISSQEGAKPRRILVDPKDSLLKPNKLNDTE; from the coding sequence GTGAGTAAAAATACATCTTTTGAAAAGAAATCTAAAGTAGTACACCCAGAAGCAAGAGGATTGATCTTATTAGCCCTCACTATCATTGTTTTACTAAGTTTAATCAGTTTTCGATTCGATGCTCCTCACCAGAATTGGTTAGGTCTTATTGGTTGGGGATTGGGATTTGGTTTTAACTACCTTTTTGGAATAAGCAGCTATCTCATCGTTGGTTTTGGCTTGTGGCTTGGATGGAAGCTCATCCTCAATCAAAAACCTATATATATGCCCTCTAAGCTTTTCTGCTTTCTGATTCTGTGTTTCTCTTGTTGTTTTTTACTGAATTTACTAGCAGAGAATAAATGGGCCTATGCTAAGTTATTTGAAAACAAGGTGTATACCGAATCGTATTTTTTTGAACTTCCCTATCCTTATTCTACTGTTCGTTATAATTTAGGAGGGGTTCCTCTGTACTATTTATATAAGGACATCCCTACATTTAATTTACAGCATATGTTAAGCGATGTAGGAATCATCCTTACTTTTTCTATAACAGCTTGTGTATCTTTTTTATTCTTAATGGAAATTGAATTGCTTACCACCGGTAGAAAATTCAAGCATTCCACTATATTTATAAAAAATAAGCTTCTGAAAATGATCTCGCAAAAAAAGGCGTTTCCTACCATTAAAAGTGCTTCTGAAATTGAGAGTTTACTTTCACAGCGCTCTATAGCTCCTCCTTACTTACAGACAAAACCTAAAGAAAGGCCGGAAAAGGAGATAAAAATTCGCACAATGGCAGATATGGAACCTGCTAAAAAAAAACAACCCATAGAAGTTAACTTAAGTAAACGACAAATAGCTCTTAATGCACAATGTGTTGTGAATGGAGATTATACAACGTATAAAATCCCTCCCGCTTCTTTATTGAATCATCCCAAAAAAGTAGATCAGCCACTCCTGAAAAAAGAATTAAAAAAACAGGCAGAGGTACTTCAAGATACTCTAATGAGTTTTGGGATCGAAGCTAAAGTAGGTGAGATCAACTGTGGGCCCACTATTACCTCTTTTGAAGTACATCCAGCAATTGGAGTAAAAGTACAAAAGATCAAAACGCTAGAAAATGATATTGCTCTAAACCTACAGGCTAAATCTATTCGGATTATAGCCCCTATTCCGGGTAAGGCTGCAGTAGGTGTGGAAATCCCTTCCATTTATCCTCAAGAAGTGAGTTTTAAAGAACTCCTCATTCAATATCAAAGCCATATACGTAAAATGATGGTTCCTCTTTTGCTCGGTAAAACAGTTTCGGGAGATAGTGTGATTAGCGATTTGAGTAAAATGCCTCACTGTCTAATTGCAGGGGCAACAGGCTCGGGAAAATCCGTTTGCGTGAACACCCTGATCATGTCCATTCTTATGAATGCACGCCCTGATGAAATCAAGCTAGTCATGATCGATCCTAAAAAAGTAGAGCTAACTCCCTATACCAATTTACCTCATATGCTAGCACCTGTTATTACAGAGCCGCATGGAGCTTACGCAGCTTTGAGTTGGCTTGTAAAAGAGATGCAAACCCGCTACGATATTTTAAAGCAATTAGGAGTACGTAACATCACAGCTTTTAATAATAGGCAGATCAATCAAGAATTAGAAAGCTCTTTGAATATCCCTATTCCTGCCAAAATGTATGCAATTGTAGCTATTATTGATGAGTTTGCAGATCTTATGATGGCCTCTAGCTCTGATTTAGAAACTCCCATTGCTCGTATTGCGCAAATGGCTCGTGCTGTAGGTATACATCTCATATTAGCCACACAAAGACCATCTAGAGAAGTAATTACAGGTCTGATTAAAGCAAATTTTCCTACTCGCATCGCTTTTAAAGTGGCTAGTCGGATTAACTCTCAAATCATTCTAGATGACGTAGGAGCAGAGAGCCTTTTAGGCAATGGTGATATGCTCTTTTTACCACCGGGTACATCTACCTTAATTCGTTCTCAAGGAGTGTATATTAGCGATGAAGAGATCAACCGTGTTGTCTCTTTCATATGCAATCAAAGCCCTCCAAATTATTTGATAGAATCTTTTGACAAAATGCGTTTTGAAGATCTATCTTCTGAAGAAGGAGCAGAAAGTGCTCCTCGTGATATGCTCTATGAACAAGCTCTTAATTTAGTTGTAGAAACAGGAAATGCATCGACAACTTTCCTGCAACGCAAATTGAAAATTGGATACGCAAGAGCTGCCTCTTTAATGGATGAACTAGAGAGCAAAAAAGTGATTAGCTCACAAGAAGGAGCAAAACCTAGAAGAATTTTAGTTGATCCTAAAGATTCCTTGCTTAAACCAAATAAGTTAAATGACACAGAATAA
- a CDS encoding undecaprenyl-diphosphate phosphatase translates to MSLLEAFLLGLIQGLTEFFPVSSSAHLALFKLMLGIQDTETQVILSLFCHLGTLLAVVIFLKQDILTILRTDRKKALLLFLAIIPLIPCYLLVKPFKDWVFNPNFLGFGLMFTGFVLLIGHFWRLKTPLEPSFKKRAHDALYIGAMQSIALIPGVSRSASTICCARVLGWKTSDAVRFSFLLSIPTIIGGNCLELLQIAIHDAPSFSPMACTVGFITSCIVGLLVIRFAFSILEKGNFKPFAWYCLILGFCSAIYLNY, encoded by the coding sequence ATGTCTTTATTAGAAGCTTTTTTGTTAGGTCTAATACAAGGGTTAACTGAATTTTTTCCGGTTAGTTCTTCAGCACATCTTGCATTATTTAAATTGATGCTTGGGATCCAAGATACAGAAACCCAAGTCATTTTAAGTCTTTTTTGCCATTTAGGCACTCTCTTGGCTGTTGTGATTTTTTTAAAACAAGATATTCTAACCATTTTACGAACAGACCGTAAAAAAGCCCTTTTGCTTTTTTTAGCAATAATTCCGCTTATTCCTTGCTATTTACTGGTTAAACCATTTAAAGATTGGGTTTTCAACCCTAACTTTCTTGGATTCGGTTTAATGTTTACAGGCTTTGTTTTACTAATAGGTCATTTTTGGCGTTTAAAAACACCGCTTGAACCTTCTTTTAAAAAACGCGCACATGATGCCCTTTATATTGGAGCTATGCAGTCGATTGCTTTAATTCCTGGTGTATCGCGTAGCGCTTCTACCATTTGTTGTGCTCGTGTTTTGGGATGGAAAACAAGTGATGCGGTGCGTTTTTCTTTTTTACTCTCTATTCCTACTATTATCGGCGGCAACTGTTTAGAACTTTTACAAATAGCTATACACGATGCTCCTAGTTTCTCCCCGATGGCTTGTACAGTGGGGTTTATCACTTCTTGCATAGTTGGATTGCTTGTGATTCGCTTTGCCTTTTCTATCTTAGAAAAAGGAAATTTTAAACCCTTTGCTTGGTATTGTCTGATTCTTGGCTTTTGCAGCGCTATTTATTTAAACTATTAG
- a CDS encoding ComEC/Rec2 family competence protein — MFLNICQAYCNFWQKHPALLIGISLLMGSACCLSFQLYYLVVLAALILPITKNLKLFCLATIAILIGFASILFRYPEVTLVSEKISGVGRFKPQSIKTTSSPFYRSLLYQGTLIDFQTKEQTYHNLPCSIYLPIYGKRPICNAIYEIEGHLQQKSSRFFVLKPTRKKTWKKKASFLSLIEWRFSAKQLVSKYIHKQVSNRITAVFLSALVTGQIDERLLTMQFGKLGLQHLLVISGFHFALLAYLLRSVFNCLLPYKTTALMTLLCLSFYYVFLGDSPSIQRAYIAIAALLMGELMGYPSSGLNAIGLGLIAELCVLPLSILELGFQLTFLCTLAILLLYQPTEQLLSYFLPKRTEKERKELPFIDRYAYSILHLLRSSFSVNIAVHIATVPLLLYLFHQFPLLSIVYNLFFPYCVALSCILLFPGLILYFIPKASSFIFKLNEFFSTAILHITSYPPLKLQFSLRTDVITPAMLGLYLTVLFLGAIAFHEKACLEKTSNPIF, encoded by the coding sequence ATGTTTTTGAATATATGCCAAGCTTACTGTAATTTTTGGCAAAAACACCCTGCGCTTCTTATAGGGATTTCTCTCTTAATGGGAAGCGCTTGTTGTTTAAGCTTTCAGCTCTATTATCTGGTGGTTTTAGCAGCTCTTATTCTTCCCATAACCAAAAATCTGAAACTCTTTTGTTTAGCAACTATCGCTATTCTCATCGGTTTTGCATCTATCTTATTTCGCTATCCTGAGGTAACACTTGTCTCTGAGAAAATTTCAGGAGTAGGTAGATTCAAACCCCAATCGATTAAAACGACCTCTTCTCCTTTCTATCGCTCTTTACTCTATCAAGGAACGTTGATAGATTTTCAAACAAAAGAGCAGACCTATCACAATCTACCTTGCTCTATTTACCTACCTATTTATGGTAAAAGACCTATCTGTAACGCAATTTACGAGATAGAAGGTCATTTGCAGCAAAAATCTTCCCGTTTTTTTGTCTTAAAACCAACGAGGAAAAAAACTTGGAAGAAGAAAGCTTCTTTTTTAAGTCTCATTGAGTGGCGCTTTTCAGCTAAACAGCTAGTCTCTAAATATATTCATAAACAGGTATCGAATCGAATAACAGCTGTCTTTTTAAGTGCTTTGGTTACTGGGCAAATCGATGAGAGGTTGTTAACGATGCAGTTTGGCAAATTGGGCCTACAACACCTACTTGTTATTTCAGGTTTTCATTTTGCACTGCTGGCTTATTTGCTAAGAAGTGTATTTAATTGTTTATTGCCTTATAAAACAACTGCTTTGATGACTCTTTTATGCCTTAGCTTCTATTATGTTTTTCTAGGAGATTCTCCCTCTATCCAAAGAGCGTATATTGCAATCGCTGCTCTTTTAATGGGTGAATTAATGGGATATCCTTCTTCTGGACTCAATGCTATTGGCCTAGGATTGATCGCTGAGCTATGTGTACTGCCTTTGAGCATTTTAGAGCTGGGGTTTCAACTGACCTTTCTTTGTACTCTAGCTATCCTTTTACTGTACCAACCCACAGAACAATTACTGAGCTATTTTTTGCCTAAACGTACCGAAAAAGAACGCAAGGAGCTGCCTTTTATAGACAGATATGCCTACAGTATTTTGCATCTCTTGCGTAGTTCTTTTTCAGTAAATATTGCAGTTCACATTGCAACGGTTCCTCTATTGCTTTATCTGTTTCATCAATTCCCCTTGCTTAGCATCGTTTACAATCTTTTCTTTCCCTATTGCGTCGCTCTTTCTTGCATTCTGCTATTCCCTGGCCTTATTTTGTACTTTATCCCTAAGGCATCCTCTTTTATATTCAAGCTCAATGAATTTTTCTCTACAGCCATTTTACATATCACATCCTATCCTCCTCTAAAACTACAGTTTAGTTTGCGCACAGATGTGATAACCCCTGCTATGCTCGGTTTATATCTAACAGTACTCTTTTTGGGAGCGATTGCTTTTCATGAAAAAGCTTGCTTGGAAAAAACCTCAAATCCTATTTTTTAA
- a CDS encoding NAD(P)/FAD-dependent oxidoreductase — translation MTKNRIIIIGGGFGGLNAAKALKKADVDILLIDKTNYHLFQPLLYEVATAALSPGEIATPLREILRNQENVSVIMGEVADINTTQKQVILSNQAWFGYDYLIIANGARHSYFGNDQWEAFAPGLKTIPDALNIREQILISFEKAERADFGSILPYLTFVIIGGGPTGVEMAGAIAEIAYKTMFKNFRKINPEIAQIFLIEACPNILPSYPERLSKRAKKDLEKLGVQVLNNTKVTNIDDSGVQIADTFIASKNIIWAAGNQASKLLARLNTPLDRAGRVIVEPDLTLPNFPEVFVIGDAAHVEYKNKLLPGIAPVAIQQGRYVAKTITRDLDKKNRKPFKYFDKGSMATIGKAKAIAFIGKLQFTGFIAWLMWAFIHLVYLIGFRDRFIVLIEWVMALISGKRGVRLIYSRSIDETKK, via the coding sequence ATGACTAAAAACAGAATAATTATTATTGGTGGAGGCTTCGGAGGATTAAATGCCGCTAAAGCTTTGAAAAAAGCTGATGTAGATATTTTATTAATCGATAAGACGAACTACCACCTATTTCAACCTCTTTTATACGAAGTGGCTACAGCAGCTCTATCCCCTGGAGAAATCGCAACGCCTCTAAGAGAGATTCTCAGAAATCAAGAAAATGTTTCTGTAATTATGGGTGAAGTAGCCGATATCAATACCACGCAAAAACAAGTGATTCTTTCTAATCAAGCGTGGTTTGGATACGATTATTTAATCATTGCAAATGGAGCTCGTCACAGCTACTTTGGCAATGATCAATGGGAAGCATTTGCTCCTGGTCTAAAAACCATTCCCGATGCTTTAAACATTCGTGAACAAATTTTGATCTCATTTGAAAAAGCAGAAAGAGCTGATTTTGGATCCATTTTACCTTATTTAACCTTTGTAATCATCGGTGGAGGACCTACTGGAGTAGAAATGGCAGGAGCTATTGCTGAAATTGCTTACAAAACCATGTTTAAAAACTTTCGTAAAATTAATCCAGAAATAGCGCAAATATTTTTAATAGAAGCATGCCCCAATATCCTACCCAGTTATCCTGAAAGATTATCCAAACGTGCTAAAAAAGACCTTGAAAAGCTCGGAGTTCAAGTACTTAATAACACAAAAGTAACCAACATTGATGACTCAGGCGTTCAAATAGCAGACACCTTTATCGCTTCAAAAAACATCATCTGGGCTGCAGGCAATCAAGCCTCCAAATTACTTGCCCGTTTAAATACTCCCCTAGATCGTGCAGGTCGTGTGATTGTTGAACCTGATTTAACTCTGCCTAACTTCCCAGAAGTATTTGTCATCGGAGATGCTGCACATGTGGAATACAAAAATAAGCTCCTTCCAGGAATTGCACCTGTAGCTATTCAACAAGGACGCTATGTAGCAAAAACCATTACCCGCGACCTAGATAAAAAAAATAGAAAACCCTTCAAATATTTTGATAAAGGAAGTATGGCTACCATTGGAAAAGCTAAAGCTATTGCTTTTATCGGTAAACTCCAATTCACCGGCTTTATCGCCTGGCTTATGTGGGCTTTTATTCACCTTGTCTACCTGATTGGATTCCGTGACCGCTTTATCGTATTAATAGAATGGGTAATGGCCTTGATTTCTGGTAAAAGAGGAGTACGGCTTATCTATAGCCGCTCTATCGATGAAACAAAAAAATAG
- the hprK gene encoding HPr(Ser) kinase/phosphatase has translation MYCVQDLFQKHGPQLGLKLIAGEPGLNRQIKVPEVHRPGLSLSGYLKNYASQRILVFGNVEARYLRDLDKKLRLSRLQAILTPQTPAVILAGRYTPLKELVRVCAEVKIPLFQAQGSTMSLVSKMTLILSEEFSLTMTCHGTLVEAFGVGLLIQGDSSVGKSEAALGLIERGHRLISDDVVRIRLREGSSLQGSGPELTRHLLEIRGIGIINVAHLYGAVCVRDEKTIDLIIKLEEWDERRFYDRVGLDEKYYDILGIKVPFHVIPVKQGRDIVLLIETIVLNQRLKEMGYHSAREFNAKLLESISRKQSKRAKICEAHAQSES, from the coding sequence ATGTATTGTGTTCAAGATCTTTTCCAAAAACATGGACCACAGCTCGGATTGAAATTAATTGCAGGAGAGCCAGGTTTAAATCGACAAATTAAAGTGCCTGAAGTACATCGTCCTGGACTGAGCTTGTCTGGGTATCTAAAGAATTATGCTAGTCAGAGAATTTTAGTGTTTGGTAACGTTGAAGCGCGCTATCTTAGGGATCTTGATAAAAAACTAAGATTAAGTAGGTTGCAAGCAATTCTAACTCCTCAAACACCTGCTGTTATTCTGGCTGGTCGCTATACACCTTTAAAAGAGTTAGTGCGTGTTTGCGCAGAAGTGAAAATTCCCCTGTTTCAAGCTCAAGGTTCTACTATGAGCTTAGTTAGTAAAATGACTCTAATACTCAGCGAAGAGTTCTCTTTAACCATGACCTGTCATGGAACTTTAGTTGAAGCTTTTGGAGTAGGATTATTGATACAAGGAGATTCCTCAGTAGGTAAAAGCGAAGCTGCTTTAGGATTAATTGAAAGAGGACATCGTTTAATTTCCGATGATGTTGTGCGTATTCGATTGCGAGAAGGGTCTTCCCTTCAAGGATCAGGTCCTGAATTAACGCGTCACTTACTTGAAATTCGAGGAATTGGCATTATCAATGTCGCCCACCTATATGGAGCAGTATGTGTCAGGGATGAGAAAACAATAGATCTCATTATAAAGCTAGAAGAATGGGATGAGCGTAGATTTTATGATCGAGTGGGTCTAGATGAAAAATATTATGACATTCTTGGAATAAAAGTTCCTTTTCACGTGATTCCTGTTAAACAAGGTCGAGATATTGTTTTGCTGATTGAAACCATTGTTTTAAATCAAAGGTTAAAAGAAATGGGATATCATTCTGCTCGGGAATTCAATGCTAAGTTATTGGAAAGTATTTCTAGAAAACAGAGTAAGAGGGCTAAAATCTGTGAAGCTCATGCGCAAAGTGAGAGTTAA
- a CDS encoding HPr family phosphocarrier protein gives MRKVRVKNAMGLHARPATGIVRLLQGTKSAVSFTYRKETINARSIMSILMLAATKNSLITILVEGDDAQETMEKLVDGFENHFGEQ, from the coding sequence ATGCGCAAAGTGAGAGTTAAAAATGCAATGGGATTGCATGCTAGGCCAGCTACCGGAATTGTTAGATTACTGCAAGGGACAAAGTCTGCTGTTTCTTTTACCTATCGCAAAGAAACAATTAATGCACGGAGTATCATGAGCATTTTGATGCTAGCCGCAACAAAAAATTCTTTGATTACCATTTTGGTAGAAGGAGATGATGCTCAAGAAACTATGGAAAAGTTAGTTGATGGATTTGAGAATCATTTTGGAGAGCAGTAA
- the ptsP gene encoding phosphoenolpyruvate--protein phosphotransferase produces MSKKQEEEIRIQGYSVSEGIAIGNPFFLENVEKPIPNFPITLNEVDQEIQRYHIALRCSSEDLKKLSKYLTYKGSKEAATIIDTQIQILGDPCLTTQVEEKIRHMLQNIEAVFHSVITDYEVRFSCIKDSLFQGRWVDIMDLAKRVLRHLCFQEQAPWLNVPAESIIFAKDLIPSHAAVADYPRVIAFVTEEGGASSHAALIARSKGIPYVTCINLNNLRLCLIQCVIVDGYNGEVILNPNDKTLAEYQNRRSNLQKWVKKIHVNIDSVLQTKDGHSIEVLANVGHLHDVEQLTKLGAKGIGLFRTEYLFFQNNHFSFSEEHQYEFYSKIIQKAADMPVTIRVFDIGGDKIPQFLSLSPDSSVSKYRGIRFLLLHKDIFRMQLRAILRVAYYGNVRILLPLISDLVELEESRILIEQVSQELSQEGVLYKSNLPLGCMVEIPSAVFISGALAKHCDFLSIGTNDLIQYSLGIDRSDYVESDFNYSIHPSIIRMIKMVTSEAMQNKKDVSICGEIASNPLFVALLMGLGLKIFSCSPRYIPAIRYVIRQIHFKDAAILAQTVLEMDSSSQIFEVLQSYLSSIHIPDYLCGNLYAKK; encoded by the coding sequence ATGTCCAAAAAACAAGAAGAAGAAATTCGGATTCAAGGCTATTCGGTTAGTGAAGGAATTGCAATAGGAAATCCTTTTTTTCTAGAAAATGTAGAAAAGCCCATTCCTAATTTCCCTATTACGTTAAATGAAGTTGATCAAGAGATTCAACGTTATCACATAGCTTTAAGGTGCAGTAGTGAAGATCTTAAAAAACTTTCTAAATATTTAACCTATAAAGGTTCCAAAGAAGCTGCAACTATCATTGATACGCAAATCCAAATTTTGGGAGATCCTTGTTTAACCACTCAAGTAGAAGAAAAGATTCGGCATATGTTACAAAATATCGAAGCTGTTTTTCATTCTGTCATTACAGATTATGAGGTTCGGTTTTCTTGTATAAAGGATAGCCTTTTTCAAGGCAGATGGGTTGATATAATGGATTTAGCAAAAAGAGTGCTTAGACACCTTTGCTTTCAAGAACAAGCTCCTTGGCTTAATGTTCCAGCCGAATCGATCATTTTTGCAAAAGATTTAATTCCTTCTCATGCAGCAGTTGCTGACTATCCTCGTGTAATTGCTTTTGTTACAGAAGAAGGAGGCGCTAGCTCACATGCAGCACTCATTGCTAGATCAAAAGGAATTCCTTATGTAACTTGTATTAATTTAAATAACCTACGCTTATGTCTAATCCAATGTGTTATTGTAGATGGATACAATGGGGAAGTTATTTTAAATCCTAATGATAAGACTTTAGCAGAGTACCAAAACCGTAGAAGCAATTTACAGAAATGGGTCAAGAAAATTCATGTAAACATAGATTCTGTTTTACAAACAAAAGATGGGCACTCTATAGAGGTATTGGCAAATGTAGGTCATCTACATGATGTCGAACAGCTTACAAAACTTGGTGCTAAAGGGATTGGTTTATTTCGTACAGAATATCTTTTTTTTCAAAATAATCATTTTTCTTTTTCAGAAGAACATCAATATGAATTTTATTCCAAGATTATTCAAAAAGCTGCTGACATGCCCGTAACAATTCGTGTTTTTGATATTGGAGGAGATAAAATTCCACAGTTTCTATCCCTTAGCCCAGATAGTTCTGTGTCTAAATACCGAGGTATTCGTTTTCTTCTTTTGCATAAAGACATTTTCCGTATGCAGTTAAGAGCTATTCTGCGAGTAGCATATTATGGAAATGTTCGCATTTTATTACCCTTAATCAGTGATCTTGTCGAATTAGAAGAATCGCGTATTTTGATAGAGCAAGTGTCTCAAGAGCTATCTCAAGAAGGGGTGTTATATAAATCAAATTTACCTTTGGGATGTATGGTTGAAATTCCATCTGCTGTATTCATTTCTGGTGCTTTAGCAAAACATTGCGATTTCTTATCTATTGGGACTAATGATCTTATACAATACAGTTTAGGAATAGATCGTAGCGATTATGTAGAAAGTGATTTTAATTACTCTATTCATCCTAGTATTATCCGTATGATTAAAATGGTTACTTCCGAGGCTATGCAAAATAAAAAAGATGTTTCCATTTGTGGAGAAATTGCTTCTAATCCTCTTTTTGTTGCTCTACTAATGGGATTAGGATTGAAAATCTTCTCCTGTTCTCCTCGTTATATTCCAGCTATTAGATATGTAATTAGGCAAATTCACTTTAAAGATGCAGCTATTCTAGCACAGACAGTATTGGAGATGGATTCTTCATCGCAAATTTTTGAGGTCTTACAAAGTTACCTCAGCTCTATACATATTCCTGATTATTTGTGCGGCAATCTTTATGCTAAAAAATAG
- the udk gene encoding uridine kinase, translating into MYACIFLCLFAWFSVFADPLVIGIAGGSGAGKTMLAQALQKQLVDNAAIIYMDNYFYDLSHLSPEERKKNNFDDPKSIDLLLLKQHITQLKKGHAVEQPIYHFKTQTRSSSTTHIDPVEIIIIDGFLLLASPEIYDLCSLKVFIEVEETERLFRIINRDQIERGFSLQETKQRYKDFVQPCYQKYIHDSKYQADLIIPNNLENKKAFQILLQLVKNHSCT; encoded by the coding sequence ATGTACGCGTGCATTTTTCTTTGTCTTTTTGCTTGGTTTTCAGTTTTTGCAGATCCCTTAGTTATAGGTATTGCGGGTGGTTCAGGAGCTGGAAAAACTATGCTTGCTCAAGCACTTCAAAAGCAGCTTGTTGATAACGCTGCTATTATTTATATGGATAATTATTTTTATGATCTTTCCCATTTATCGCCTGAAGAAAGGAAAAAAAATAATTTTGATGATCCTAAGAGCATTGACCTTCTTCTTCTTAAACAACATATCACCCAACTTAAAAAAGGGCATGCGGTAGAACAACCGATCTATCATTTTAAGACCCAGACACGCTCTAGCTCAACAACTCATATCGACCCTGTAGAAATCATTATTATCGATGGTTTTTTACTGTTGGCTTCTCCTGAAATCTACGATCTTTGTAGCTTAAAAGTTTTTATTGAAGTTGAAGAAACAGAACGCCTTTTCCGCATTATTAACCGCGATCAAATCGAGAGAGGGTTTTCCCTGCAAGAAACCAAACAGCGTTACAAAGATTTTGTTCAGCCATGTTATCAAAAATATATTCATGATAGTAAATATCAAGCAGACTTGATTATACCAAATAATCTGGAGAATAAGAAGGCTTTTCAAATTCTTTTGCAACTCGTGAAAAATCACTCATGCACATAA
- a CDS encoding F-box protein: MIPILIHEMKFNAFCHIQAKKELLLAIKCVRVFFSYPISNSTSTFVLKNKCSKLIEFFVATTKAIFLCMPLINKYVSFNNYFEFDDYLKFEKQQSYSPISSLPDEILLKIFSDLSPKDLCQASCVSKHWNNLASDRLIWQAFDLKKMFPSLKVIDQAIWQAHCKFAKLELPIDDSPSFDKRVIILALQRLFTSLQIEGEAGITLLTLPKGLTISKLKTLLHCTTGCYYEPDFMEKLKHVSVERTYTIAITNAILKGSERLSTSRQQEFIKEKGCEMPTILEAATFFAFLDQKPRPLNQGLDLSLYTHCREQINADNLIAGPTDLLLLVANEPLFYMGFRINGTSVTRRGCFIKERLPLRSRGFQYDVGLMSNVGSFGVLKV, translated from the coding sequence ATGATTCCTATATTAATACATGAAATGAAATTCAATGCATTCTGCCATATACAGGCGAAAAAGGAGCTGTTATTAGCAATCAAATGCGTAAGAGTTTTTTTTAGTTATCCTATAAGTAATTCTACTTCTACTTTTGTTTTAAAAAATAAATGTAGTAAACTTATTGAATTTTTTGTAGCTACTACAAAGGCAATCTTTTTGTGCATGCCGCTTATAAATAAATATGTTTCCTTTAATAATTATTTTGAATTTGATGATTATTTGAAATTTGAAAAACAACAATCATACTCTCCTATATCTTCTTTACCAGATGAAATCCTCTTAAAGATTTTTAGTGATTTATCTCCAAAAGATTTATGCCAAGCATCTTGTGTTTCCAAACATTGGAATAATTTGGCATCTGATAGGCTTATTTGGCAGGCTTTTGATCTAAAAAAGATGTTTCCATCATTAAAAGTTATAGATCAGGCAATTTGGCAAGCACATTGTAAGTTCGCAAAGTTAGAACTTCCTATAGATGATTCTCCATCTTTTGATAAGCGTGTTATAATACTAGCTTTACAAAGGCTATTTACTTCTTTACAGATAGAAGGTGAAGCAGGAATAACGCTTCTGACCCTTCCTAAAGGACTTACAATTAGTAAACTTAAGACGCTTTTACACTGCACGACTGGATGTTACTACGAACCTGATTTCATGGAAAAGCTTAAACATGTTTCTGTTGAAAGAACTTATACAATAGCTATAACAAACGCCATCCTTAAAGGAAGCGAAAGATTATCTACGAGTAGACAACAAGAGTTCATAAAAGAGAAGGGGTGTGAAATGCCGACAATATTAGAAGCTGCTACATTTTTTGCTTTTCTAGATCAAAAGCCTCGTCCCTTAAATCAGGGGTTGGATTTATCTTTATATACGCATTGTAGAGAGCAGATAAATGCTGATAACTTGATAGCTGGGCCAACTGATTTATTACTTCTCGTTGCTAATGAACCTCTTTTTTACATGGGTTTTCGCATAAATGGTACTTCTGTCACTCGACGAGGCTGCTTCATCAAAGAAAGACTGCCTCTTAGATCAAGAGGTTTTCAATATGATGTCGGATTAATGTCTAACGTCGGCTCATTTGGTGTTTTAAAGGTATAG